In Candidatus Bathyarchaeia archaeon, the following are encoded in one genomic region:
- a CDS encoding ATP-binding cassette domain-containing protein: protein MGNLILKVENLTKKFGELEALYNVSFEVKIQECLGIIGPNGAGKTTLFNVISGFMKPTFGNIEFDGKSIVGNKPHELVRLGLSRTFQVVRVFKNLTVLENVSTVTENGEELLKELGLFEKQDYMAKDLPQGDLRRLNIGMALATNPKLLLLDEPFSGLSPKEGAEFGTIIEKLKTKKITMILIEHKLR from the coding sequence GTGGGAAACTTAATACTCAAAGTTGAGAACTTGACAAAAAAATTTGGAGAGCTTGAAGCATTATACAATGTAAGCTTCGAGGTAAAAATTCAAGAGTGTTTAGGTATTATCGGCCCAAATGGCGCCGGAAAAACAACGCTGTTCAACGTTATATCCGGGTTTATGAAACCGACTTTTGGAAACATAGAATTTGATGGCAAGAGCATCGTAGGAAATAAACCTCACGAGTTAGTTAGATTAGGTCTGAGTAGAACTTTTCAAGTCGTCAGAGTTTTTAAAAATCTAACAGTACTCGAAAATGTCTCTACTGTAACTGAGAACGGAGAAGAACTTCTAAAAGAACTGGGACTTTTTGAAAAGCAGGATTACATGGCAAAAGATCTCCCTCAAGGGGATTTAAGGAGATTAAATATCGGCATGGCTCTAGCGACGAATCCTAAATTGCTATTACTGGATGAGCCTTTTTCAGGGTTAAGCCCAAAGGAAGGCGCAGAATTTGGTACAATTATTGAAAAGCTTAAAACGAAAAAGATAACGATGATTCTTATCGAGCATAAACTCCGAGA